Part of the candidate division WOR-3 bacterium genome, AAATATTTTCCAAAGAAGTAACTTTAATTTTGGTATTTTGGTTACGCAGATAATTTCGGATTTCATTAAGGCAAATCTTAAATAGCCATTGTTTGAAATTTTTCGGATTTTGGATGCGGTTAAGATTAGAAAATGCTTTATTAAGGGTGCGCACCAGAATATCCTGAGCATCTTCTTTATCATCTACTCTTAGCCGGATAAAGCCGAACAGCCGATACTTGTAGCGGTGATATAAGACTTGATATGCGCTAACTTCACCGTTAATTGCCCGCAACACGCAAGCCTTATCATCATTGAGATATTTGGGATTCGTTTCTGTCATTTAAGCGATTATAATCAATCAGCCGAGCAATTCAAGTATAATATTG contains:
- a CDS encoding sigma-70 family RNA polymerase sigma factor, coding for MTETNPKYLNDDKACVLRAINGEVSAYQVLYHRYKYRLFGFIRLRVDDKEDAQDILVRTLNKAFSNLNRIQNPKNFKQWLFKICLNEIRNYLRNQNTKIKVTSLENISESELINDPKDNPLTQSVHNTLQQLNPAELAIIDWRFFQQRSIAEIAELTGKKPEAIKYLLKKALKKFAHLYQSEYKLGPAKKEDEKNETV